Proteins from a single region of Belliella baltica DSM 15883:
- a CDS encoding 2-hydroxyacid dehydrogenase has translation MAIAIISPGRNPSAWIKNMKEIDKEIDIQVFPDIVNKDKITAVMLWQHPKGILHEFPNLKLICSMGAGVDHILSDETIDSSLPITRIVDEKLTFSMTNYCIMGILNFHRRTSRFYQLQKSKVWDMSSPELEVNVGVLGVGELGGDVVEKLQFMNFNVFGYGNSPKENLTYPYFYGDQLDSFLQKVNVLVCLLPLTLKTENFLNIDFFRKCTMGTYLINVARGSHLVEEDLLTAIEEGFISGAMLDVFRKEPLPQDHPFWENEKITLTPHIASVTNPKAAAPQILENYKRMLNNQPLVNLIDRKKGY, from the coding sequence ATGGCAATTGCAATTATTTCACCAGGGAGAAATCCTAGTGCTTGGATTAAAAATATGAAAGAAATTGACAAGGAAATAGATATTCAAGTATTTCCAGATATTGTCAATAAAGATAAAATTACCGCTGTGATGCTTTGGCAGCACCCTAAGGGGATTTTACATGAATTTCCCAATTTGAAGCTAATTTGTTCTATGGGGGCTGGTGTGGATCATATCTTATCTGATGAAACAATTGATTCTAGTCTTCCTATCACTAGGATAGTAGATGAAAAGTTGACTTTTTCTATGACCAATTATTGCATTATGGGAATTTTGAATTTCCATAGACGCACATCTCGATTTTATCAACTTCAGAAATCGAAAGTCTGGGATATGAGTAGTCCAGAGCTTGAAGTAAATGTAGGCGTTTTGGGTGTAGGAGAGTTGGGTGGCGACGTGGTTGAGAAACTTCAATTTATGAATTTCAATGTTTTTGGTTATGGGAATTCTCCAAAGGAGAACTTGACTTATCCATATTTTTATGGAGATCAACTCGATAGTTTCCTACAAAAAGTGAATGTTTTGGTTTGTCTTTTACCCTTAACATTAAAAACTGAGAATTTTCTAAATATTGATTTCTTTAGAAAATGTACAATGGGTACTTACTTGATTAATGTAGCTAGGGGAAGTCACTTGGTAGAAGAGGATCTTTTGACTGCTATTGAAGAAGGTTTCATTTCAGGAGCAATGTTAGATGTATTTAGAAAAGAACCACTTCCGCAAGATCACCCTTTTTGGGAGAATGAGAAAATTACTCTTACACCACATATTGCAAGTGTCACTAATCCTAAAGCTGCTGCCCCCCAAATTTTGGAGAATTATAAAAGAATGCTAAATAATCAACCCTTAGTCAATCTTATAGATAGGAAGAAAGGCTATTAA